The sequence TTCCCACTCGCGGAGACTTGAGCCCACAATCCTTGCCATCACGTCAGTGCAGTACGCAGGTGGTGCCACATTGCTGGAgtagctgtctttcagatgagatgttaaagcgaggcccagtctgctctcccaggtgAATGGAACAGGCCCTGTGGTCATTGCTTTGAAGGAGAGCCGAGGTTTCATCCCCAGTGTCTTCACTAACAGAAACCACAAACCCTGTTACCCTGAACGGGGGCTGGACTCACATAGGATGGATGTTATTGCAGCTTACGGTCCTAGTGAGAGACCCAGACTCACACAGAAGAGGACAGCAGTGACAGGAATTCCTGCCACATAAGGtcatggagcaggagtaggccattcagcccctcgagcttcctgcactccaccattcagtaagatcttggctgatctggctGTGGCCTTAACAACACTTTCCTACCTGCCCTCATGGCCCTTGACTcatttgtcaatcaaaaatcaaactcagtcctgaatatattcagtgacccagccctccactgctctctgagggagagaattccctctgagagaagaaattcctcctcatctctgtcttaaatgagaaaCCCCTCATTTCAAAACTGCGCCCGGGTTCTGGAGTCCTCAcaagggggaaacatcctctcagcatccatcctgtcaagaccccttcagaatcttgttttaataagatcacctcttcttctttaggggcggcacggtgacacagtggttagcactgctgcctcaccgcgttagggacctgggttcaattccggcctcaggtaagtttgcatgttctccccacgtctgcatgggtttcctccgggtgctctggtttcttcccagactccaaagatgtgcaggttaagttggctggcaatgctaaattgccccttagtgtcagggggattagcaggataaatatgtgggagtacgggggggggggtgggactgttgtcagtgctggTTCGATGTACCGAAtgatttccttctgcactgttgattctatgactcttctaGACTCTAATGAGTAAAGGCCCAACCTGCTTCAGCTCTCCACATAAGACAACTCCTtcgtcccaggaattagtctgcaCCCTCTTTGAGTTGCTTCCAAAGGAAGAATATCCCTCCTgaagtaaggagaccaagactGCAGTCTCACCAATATGTCCTGTACGTTTGCCTTGCTTGCCTCTCCCAACCATCTTCAAGCAGTTTAACATGTTTTTATTGAAGCTGGTTTATTCCAATTTGAGTTGCCAAGGTTTCAGATTACATGGTCCAGTTTTTGGCACTGGAAATTTCTAGAACATGGAGTGTCAAGAACAGGTGAAGTCTTGAGGGTTAACATGCAGGGAATTGGATCAGGACACTGAGATATAATTCGCTTCTTATCCAAAGTTATATTTCTTGTCTTTACTTTAAATCTGTTATAAATTCCTATTTGGTTATTTATAATGGTCATTCCCTATGTAAATGCGTCACACTGTAATGATACCCTCCTACCAGTGGTGGAGCTGCTGGTGGGAAAGTGTAACAACAGCTCATCATATTTACATGACAGTTCTCATTATAAATGAAGAGATAGGAGTTATGTCAGGAAGTGCGTGGTtcaataagatttttaaaaatacctcaCGAAGGTTAAAAACAGGACACagaaaaatcttttttttaaagttggccTGTTTCCTCATATTTCTTGTTCTGGCATGCTGTAATTTTCCAACTCCCAGAAAGATACAATGGGGTGAATCCCTTAGCACATTCTCTAATTTTCACCCAGATGTTAACTCAGTGATGGAGCATCCAGACAGGAACAACTCCAGTTGAAAGGCAAATGCACATCAAAACTTCCCACCGTAACTGGATCAAAGAGCTTAACCAAATGTCTCAGCCCGGCTGCTCCATTTTTGCTGACTTGTTCTTCCCTTTTCTATCCCTCAGGATGAAAAGCAGCGGATTGAGGCACTTGGAGGTTGTGTGGTGTGGTTCGGGGCTTGGAGAGTCAATGGAAGCCTTTCTGTCTCCAGAGCCATCGGTGAGGTTTTTGCAGGAACCTGGCTCTCTGTCCACATGTCACAAGGACACAGCACCTGGACCCTCATTACATTCAAtccacagcacagaatgaggccattcagcccatctggtccaTGTCAGTGTTTATACTCCACACATACCTTCTCTCACCCaacttcatctccccccatcaacATTATCCTTCtggtcctttctccctcatgtgtttctcTGGCTTCCCCTTGAATGCATCTATATTACAGGTCtcagccactccctgtgggagtgagttccactctctccccactctctgggtaaagaggtttctcccgaattccccattggatttattgGATCTTATATTGATGGCTCCTGATTCTGGTCTtggccacaagtggaaacatccagcATGGTCCACTCTGCCAAATTCCTTTATCATCTCAGAATCATAAAGATCTCTATCAGATCACTCTGCAGCTTTCCTGATCAGATCAACCGCTTAGAAATGATATCTGTGTAAATCTTTGCACCTGCTCCAACACCTCCATATCCTTTTTATCAATATGGAGATCAGAGCTCTTCACTGTGCTCTGTGCCACCCAGTGACACAGTGTGGACCATTCACTGGGTGCTTCCACCTGCCTCCACCCActcattttccaggattttcccaGTTGTGTGGTTTAGTTCAGTTGTCCTGTGAGGATTCCCAGACTTTGGCTTAAAGCAGGAAACCTGCTCGCGTCGGATTCCTGTATCTGATGAACACAaaatctaggagcaggagtaggccgtctggcgcctcgagcctgctccaccattcaataagattatggctgatcttttcgtggacttagcTGCACTTACCCACCCAAATGAGGGTGACAAGGTGTGAACCCATGGACTGTAGCCTTTACCCTGATTGTGAAAGCTTCATATCCTGACCCTACAGAGCGGGACAGTGCGATTTATCAGCTGAATTGTAATTGAAACATAAAGTCTGTCTGGTTTTGAATAAGCTTGCGATCTGTGTGTCAGTCTCAGCCATGGAAGATTGTGGATTCCATCAGTCAGGAAGATTGTGGATTTAAGCCCTACTCCAAAAACTATGGCCTCATAATTCAGCCTGGCACACTCAGTGCATTACTGAGGGTGTCCACTGCTGTTGGAGGTGCCGTTcttcaaatgagacattaaaccaagataAAATATCCCACTGCATTCATGGAGAGTGAGCAACAGAATTCTCCCAATCATCCTTTATCCCTGAGggcaccacagtggttagcacggctgcctcacagctccagggaccctggttcgattcccagcttgggtcactgtctgtgcggagtctgcacgttctccccgtgtctgcgtgggtttcctccgggtgctccggtttcctcccacagcccgatagacatgctggttaggtgcactggccatgctaaattctccctcagtggaggcgggatgctttaaaaagtacctggatgagtacttggcacgccataacattcaaggctatgggccaagtgctggcaaatgggattaggtgggcagcaagaagtttaacaacaccaggttaaagtccaacaggttaccaaacagtgtggcctttgctaccaaataaacctgttggactttaacctggtgttgttaaacttcttactgtgtttaccccagtccaacgccggcatctccacatcattaggtgggcaggtcagggcattccatgcgttggtgcagactcgatgggccgaagggcctcttctgcactgtggtattctgtgattctgtatctgaccaggcactggagtgtggcgactgggggattttcacagtaacttcattgcggtgtgaatgtaagcttacctgtgacactaataaataaactttaaacttgagctGCATTGTCACAttcctgtttgtgggaacttgcaatGCATAACTTGGCTGCTGCTTTTCCCCTTATTACGAGTTCAAAAAAAGTACacaattggctgtaaaacacgtGCTGAGATTgtcaaaggcatagaaagtgtagagaaggcccttcagcccatcacatctgtgctgGTCCAAAACaacctgtgtacagttctggtcaccctattatagaaaggatcttattaaactagaaagggtgcagaaaagatttactaggatgctactgggacttgatggtttgagttataaggtgaggctcgatagactaggacttttttccccgaaggcttaggggtgatctgatagaggtctataaaataatgaggggcacagatcagctcagtagtcaatatcttttcccaaaggggcggcacggtagcacagtggttagcactgctgcttcacagctccagggtcccgggttcgattcccggctcgggtcactgtctgtgtggagtttgcacattctcctcgtgtctgcgtgggtttcctccgggtgctccggtttcctcccacagtccaaagatgtgcgggttaggttgattggccaggttaaaaattgccccttagagtcctgggatgcgtaggttagagggattagcgggtaaatatgtggggtgggattgtggtcggtgcagactcgatgggccgaatggcctccttctgcactgtagggtttctatgatttctatgaaaggaaggggagtctaaaactagagggcataggtttcaggtgagaggggaaagatacaaaagggtacagaggagcagttttttcacacacagagggtggtgagtgaatggaacgagctgccagaggcagtattagaggcgggtacaattttgtcttttaaaaagcatttagacagttacatgggtaagatgggtatagagggatatgggccaaacgcgggcaattgggactagcttagtggttaaataaaaaagggcggcatggacaagttgggccgaagggcctgtttcctgctgtaaatttctatgactctaatgacCCATTTCTCCTGTCACTGCAAGGGAAAGGGTCAGAAATGTAAGCTTTTTCTTCCTGGTTCCTGTATGTTTAACCGTGTTGTACTCTGATTATCCCAGGTGATGCCGAACACAAGCCGTATATCTGTGGCGAGGCCGACAGTGACTCCACGGTGCTGGATGGAACTGAGGACTACCTCATCCTGGCCTGCGATGGCTTCTATGACACCATGGAGCCTGAGGAGGCGGTCAAGGTGGTAGCTGATCATCTGAAGGAGAACAATGGTGACAGCAGCATGGTGGCCCACAAGCTGGTGGCCTCTGCCCGCGACGCCGGCTCCAGTGACAACATCACGGTAATCGTGGTCTTCTTGCGTGACCTCAGTGCTGCCGCGGAAGACGAGGAAGAGGCCAACGGCGACTCTAAATGGACGGGCAACTCGTTCGACGGTGCCCAGGGAGACGGCGGAGACGATAAGGAGAATCGAGGGGACTACCATGGCCCCCGATCGCTGCCCCAATATGGAACCGCCTCGGAGCTGGCTCAAGATACGCGAGAAGACTCGCTCACTGACAGAACTAGCCTCACTTTGGGCCCCCAAGCTGTTGTCCTCCCGCCGGTGGCCAGTGCCAAGGAATTACCTCTGACACAGTGCAGACCAAAGAGGCCTGAGGTGTCCCACGTGGGACCAGCACGTTCCACCCTGCGGGAACGCCGGGACTTTGCGCCAGACGAGGCCCGGCATCGGAAGCCTCCCCCTGTGGGTCGGATAAGAAAGCAGGGCCGAGCGGAGAGACCGACCCCCCGCTATTCCGGAAGCCAGCGAGACCCCTGGGGTGCCTCCTGCAAGGAGAGGCAGCAAGGACAGCGGTCAGCTGGGCAGCCAGAGCACCGCGCACTGCTCCTCACCCGAAGGGCTGGAGGCAAAACCACAAGGAATCACAAAGGGTCGACACACCAACCACTGTGGCAGAGAGAAGTTGGTGGTATATGCCGCTCAGGGGGCATGGCTCCCAACAGTTGGCATGGGAGAATGCCAATGAGTTTACATGGCTTCTGTCTACTTCAACAGTAACACTTTCACGTAGCGTTCCCCCCTGTTACTAGACCGGAGTTCTCAACACAAAGCTCCCTTCTTCCTAGACAATCCTCACCTCACTAGCTTACGAATAAATCAATTAAATAGTCTTCATGTCATCTTATATTCCGGCCTAGGCAAAGTAGCTGAAGCCTATAACAGTAAGCCATGCCGCCCAGGAAAGATGATATCTTAACTGGTTTCTGTAGACTGAGCTGTCTTCACTCTGACATTTGCCTCCAAGGATACCACTCAACTGTATTGAATCCCCAAAGCTCCCCGGTAGGGCTGACAGTGACTGGATAGCCAGGTTGGGAAGtgggtggaggttgaggggcacgGGGAAGGCAAGATTTGTGTAGTATCTTCATCTACCCGTCCAACCTAAACACATGTTGGAGTATCTGACTGGCCCTCATGACTAAGAGCTCCCTTTGACACCATCTCATTTTAAATCAAATTCACGTGCATCGCTGGCTGTGCTGGTCCCTCGTCACAACTCGTAGAAGGAGGTGAGACCTCTTCAACCGCTGGTAATGCCTTTGAGGCAACGGCCACTCATGAGCCATCCTCACTGGAATTGAACTGGAGCAACTTAtagggcaaggatggcagatttgcaTCCTCAACAGCCAGTTCAGCGGCTGCATGGGCAAGTTGGTTTCTTATTCCCTGAATTGAATTCATATTCCTGATGGCACAGTTTGAACTCACTCTCTCAATTCAGAGTCTATGACTCTGGGTTACTGGTCTGGTAACATAACCATTACACCAGCATACATTTGAGAGTGCACTCCCTTGGTCTGATATATCAACCTCACCCCCGGGCCTCCCAACCCTTGTCTACCCTCTCCACGGTTGGGTCTCCTATTCTGGGCTGTCCCCAGCAGGTCTGGTGGATGACTCTTACATCCTCCCCATCCCAGTCCCCGAACAATCGCCCTAATCTCCCCATCTCAGACCTGAGTTGTGGCCGTGGTGCGATGGCCGCAGgagattcaccccccccccccccccccccccatggcgagGTGCCTGACCTGCGCTCAGATTTACCCTCAGTCgaagagggtgggggaagggtgcaGAGCTGGGCTCGACCAAGGGAAGTAAGTCCCCTGGGAGTGGGAAGAAACAGTGTGTGAAAGTGAATATCTCAGTTTACAGAACTCATTAAACTGCAGTAACTGTGATTTCACTGATAATAGGTTAAACGTATTTATGTGACTTTGGCTGTAGAATTTattcaaagcaaatcaaatccgTGTGGCTAAGGCTCTCAACCTAATTATTCCTATACCTATAATAGGCTCTCCTTAAACTAAAAACACTTGTAATAGTTACATATTGAATGGTAGTCCTGGCATCATAAACACCGCATAAATTAGAACAGTCATCAGGACCCCCCCCCACTAAGTACTGACAGTAGCAACCCCTGGTAGCTAGTTACAATTTATAAAATATCTCCTTCTCAACAAACTAAAGGTAGTTCTGTAAGACATGTATGATGCATTAGTAGTTTTTTGGTCTGATTATATACCTGTACTGGTACCCATGCAAGTCTGATTATGAAGCTGGGCTGGTCCACTATACGGCTGGAACCTGTGCCACTGCTGATAGGAGTCTGACTGTATCAGCTCACCTGTACTGGTCACCTGTAGCAATCCAGCCATTCACCTGGGCTGACGCTGGTATGTTTGTACATCTATTTGGCGTTTCTGGTCTTACTGGAACCCAAGAGTGCTTCCAGCATCATGATGATATACCTGTACAGGTGCCTGTGATGGTATGACACTACCTGCCGGGATGTGTACCCTGTGCTGCTGCTTAGCAGTCTGATTGCATAAGTATCTGCACACATACCAACTGTACACCTTCAGCAGTTTGGCAATGCTGCTCCAATTGTGCACCTGTACTGCTGCCTGTAGTTGTATAGATACTGCCCACAACTGTAGCAGTTCGATTGTACACCTGTACTGGTGCCTGTAATTGTATGGATATTGAGTACAACTGCAGCAGTTTGACTGTACAACTGAACTGGTGCTTGTAGTTGTATAGATACTGACTACTGCTAGCAGTTCGACTGTACAGCTGAACAGTGCCTGTAGTTGTATAGATACTGACTATAACTGTGGCAGTTTGACTGTACACCTGAACTGGTGCCTGTAGTTGTATAGATGCTGGCTACTACTGTGGCAGTTTGACTGTACGCCCGAACTGGTGCCTGTAATTGTATAGATACTGACTATGACTGTAGCAGTTTGACTGTGCTGGTTTCACACTTTAGAACAATTCTTGCTTCGTGACACGCGGTGTTTAGCTGGTCGCAGCTGGTGGTAGCAAGTAGTCCTTAACTTGATTTGAATTCTGTGCCCTTATTTGCTTATTGCTCAAGTAATAATGaactttcccctccccccaaaccagtACTGGTATTTACATGTTCAGTATCTTGTAATTTTTAATCATGGTATTTCTGGTGATTATAATGTAAAaaaattatatatattatatatataaaggtctttaaaaaaaacttgaacaCAAAAAGGTGACTACACTATTGTAATTATGACTTGGTTCAATGCTGTTTAGTCTGTGTACattttatgttctatgtaatatctGTTGTGTATTGGAAGTGGTGGAGCCCTTTGTATTATTACAAGCAAAAGTTGACAAGCCTTTAACTAATGATTAAAGGGACTGGACCAGTTTGATGGGCTCTTATTTACTCGTTGGGCTTTCCAGTTGTAGGGCAGGGGAGACTGATTTCTGGTGATGTGACAACACGCAGCGAGCACATCCGTCAGCCGTTCCTTCATCGCCGCTAGGTCCAAACCCTCCAACTCCTCGTCTAAAAACACCAGGAGAGCACCTTCACCATGCAGATGGCAGCGGTTCAAGATAGTGGCTCACCCACACTGTCCCAACAGACAATAAATACCAACCGTGGGAATCAACTTTAAGAATAACACCACTTTTTCCTCTTCAGAAAGTGGCATCTTCAGCACCTTCCGTGTACCCAGACCCCTCACTCATTCCTCG comes from Mustelus asterias chromosome 12, sMusAst1.hap1.1, whole genome shotgun sequence and encodes:
- the ppm1e gene encoding protein phosphatase 1E, encoding MAASASEEKAFRRFLELLLREFRGPFGEEEPLPLRPVSNHITEEEVEGECLDLCLQHLCRYNAPFSLAAALARATTNEILQSDLSVLHYVPKLLDGTDGITQFDSTRLSRMVFTKLHEVCCSWVKDLPLTRRTHPYFETSIHAIKNMRRKMEDKHVCLPDFNTLFNLEDQEEQSFFAVFDGHGGVDAAIYASIHLHVNLMRQEIFQHDPAEALCRAFRLTDERFVQKAARENLRCGTTGVVTFMRGNMLHVAWLGDSQVMLVRKGQAVELMKPHKPDREDEKQRIEALGGCVVWFGAWRVNGSLSVSRAIGDAEHKPYICGEADSDSTVLDGTEDYLILACDGFYDTMEPEEAVKVVADHLKENNGDSSMVAHKLVASARDAGSSDNITVIVVFLRDLSAAAEDEEEANGDSKWTGNSFDGAQGDGGDDKENRGDYHGPRSLPQYGTASELAQDTREDSLTDRTSLTLGPQAVVLPPVASAKELPLTQCRPKRPEVSHVGPARSTLRERRDFAPDEARHRKPPPVGRIRKQGRAERPTPRYSGSQRDPWGASCKERQQGQRSAGQPEHRALLLTRRAGGKTTRNHKGSTHQPLWQREVGGICRSGGMAPNSWHGRMPMSLHGFCLLQQ